Below is a genomic region from Sulfitobacter sp. OXR-159.
CCTGTATTGATTTTGCAAATTTGCAAAATTGCTCTTTGGTCAGTTGCGCTCCTCCGATAGACTGGTCGAAATCACAATAGGGGTGCGTCATGAAAGACATTCTCGAACAACTGGAGCGGCGCCGCGAAGATGCGCGTTTGGGCGGCGGTCAGGCACGGATCGATGCGCAGCACGGTCGCGGCAAGCTCACCGCACGGGAGCGTGTCGATCTGCTGCTCGACGAAAGCTCGTTCGAGGAATTCGACATGTTCGTCACCCACCGCTGCACCGATTTCGGCATGCAGGATCAAAAGCCCGCAGGTGATGGTGTGGTTACGGGCTGGGGCACGATCAACGGTCGCCTCGTCTATGTATTCAGTCAGGATTTTACCGTCTTCGGCGGCTCCCTTTCGGAAACCCACGCCCAGAAAATATGCAAGATCATGGACATGGCGGTGCAGAACGGCGCGCCCGTGATCGGCATTAACGATTCCGGCGGCGCACGTATCCAAGAAGGCGTGGCAAGCCTCGCGGGCTATGCCGAGGTTTTCCAGCGCAACATTGAAGCCTCCGGCGTGATCCCGCAGATCAGCGTCATCATGGGCCCCTGCGCGGGTGGCGCGGTCTACTCGCCCGCGATGACCGACTTCATCTTCATGGTTAAAGACAGTTCTTACATGTTCGTCACCGGCCCCGACGTGGTGAAAACCGTCACCAACGAAGTCGTCACCGCCGAGGAATTGGGCGGCGCCTCGACCCACACGCGCAAATCCTCTGTCGCCGATGCAGCGTTCGAAAATGACGTCGAAGCGCTGGCCGAAGTACGCCGCCTCGTCGATCTGCTGCCCGCCAACAACCGCGAGAAACCCCCGGTCCGCCCCTTCTTCGACGATCCCAACCGGATCGAACCCTCGCTCGACACGCTGGTGCCGTCGAATGCCAACACCCCCTATGACATGAAGGAACTGATCCTCAAACTGGCGGATGAGGGCGACTTTTACGAAATCCAAGAGGAATTCGCCAAGAACATCATCACCGGTTTCATCCGTCTTGAAGGCCGTACCGTCGGCGTGGTCGCCAACCAGCCGATGGTGCTGGCGGGCTGCCTCGACATTGATAGCTCGCGCAAAGCGGCCCGTTTCGTGCGGTTCTGCGATGCTTTCGAAATCCCGATCCTGACCCTCGTGGATGTGCCCGGCTTCCTGCCCGGCACCGGTCAGGAATTCGGCGGCGTCATCAAACACGGCGCGAAACTGCTCTTCGCCTATGGCGAGGCGACCGTGCCGATGGTCACCGTCATCACGCGCAAAGCCTATGGCGGCGCCTATGACGTGATGGCTTCCAAACACCTGCGTTCGGATTTCAACTACGCATGGCCCACCGCCGAAGTCGCCGTGATGGGGGCCAAAGGCGCGACAGAGATTATCCACCGCAAGGATCTGAACGATCCCGAAAAGATCGCCAAACACACGAAGGATTACGAAGACCGTTTCGCCAATCCCTTTGTCGCCGCCGAACGCGGTTTCATCGACGAGGTGATCCAGCCCCGCAGCACCCGCAAACGGGTCGCCCGCGCCTTCGCGTCATTGCGCAACAAAAAAGTGCAGACCCCGTGGAAGAAACACGACAACATTCCGCTCTGAGCACCATCATGCAGCTTCATCCTTTCTTAAATACCGATCCCACCGAAGCCGCGCGCGGAACCCTCGGCGAACTGGGTGGTTTTCCTTGCAAAGGAGGGCCAGATCATGCCGAATTCATCGATCAAGGACGAAGAGACCTACAAGTCCCTGCGCGAGGATGGGGCGAGCAAGGAGAAAGCCGCCCGCATCGCCAATGCGCAGGACAACGACAGCCAGCATCCCGGCAAGAAGGGGGGCAAACAGCCGCCCTACGAGGATTGGACCAAAGACGACCTCTACGACCGGGCGCAGGAACTCGGGATCGAGGGGCGTTCGGATATGGACAAGGACGCACTGATCGACGCTTTGCGCAATCACTAGGCGCTCTGCTGCGCCGGGCTTGCCTGCCCGCTTTGCTGGCGGGGGGGCTCACGTCTCCAGCACGGGCGATTGACGTTCCATCGGGGCAAGCGATTGACTTGCAAGAGGTTCTTGTCGAGGAACTGGGCGGTGAGACTTGGCTGCGCTTTCGGTTCATCGCGCCGCAGATCGCCAAAGGGCCGGAGGCCATCGCCTATGACCTCGCCGCTCCGGACATGGAGCATCTCTGCGCGGTGGTCGCCCTCCCTTACATGACCGAACATGCGCTTGCGGGGCAGGTGATCGTCGTCTCCCTTGCTGACCGCCCGGTGGAATTCGGCGCGGCCGACCCCGAGGCGACCCAATATTTCGAAGCTTTCCGTGCCCAAGATGACGCTTGCATCTGGGAGGGTTTGTGATGCGCAGGCATGATCTTGCAAGAATCCGCCGATCCTCCAATTGGAATGATGCTTTGGAGTCACAGCGCGACCGATTGCGCTTGCAACCATATCCATTGCTATGTGAATCGCATATGATGCGGTCAAGGAATACCCACGTATCCCTTACCTCAGAACCCGGGCTTGGCCGGCATGTTGTTGCGTCAGGTTCATTTAACATTAATAGGAGATATACATGTCCAAGAGCATCAAGTTGCTGGCAGCTATCGGTTTCGTCGCAGCTGTTTCGGCCTGCGCACAGCAAGAAGAAGAGTTCGTCGTGGTTGAGCCCGAGCCCATCTCGGTCGAGCCCGTCTACACCGGCAAGTACAAATAATGCCGTTGCAGGGCAGGCGTTTGCGCCTGCCCTGATCCCAGCCACCCCTGCAACCGGGAGGGGTGTCTGATGCCCGCCTATATGCTGAAACATCGCGGGTTCCCCGGGCGACTGCCCGGCACCGATTTCCAATTCACAATTCGCCGTCCGAACCCCAAGGGGGTCACGCCGATCACCCGGCGTGAGCGTCGCCCTGACCGCCGGGCGCCGGACCGTCGTGCTGACACCGCTTTTGTCAAAGCCCTGTGGGAAGCCTTTGGCGAGCATCCTTTCGAGCGCGGCAATCTGGATGCGGGCCGTCTGTCGTGGCTCTTTGGCCGCGAGGTGCTGCCGGCCACTGATCCCTTCGACCCCGCCGATTACGAAGCTTTGCTTGTGCTCGATGTGGCCGCAGCCCGTGCCGCCTTCCCCGAAGCTTTCGAGGGTTGATCGGCATGATGTCGCCCCGCCTCTACGCAGATCAGCACAGCCTTGCCGAAGTCCGGCCGCCTCAAAGGGCGTGCTTGGCGCTGGCGCAGGCTTGGGGCAGGTTTTGCGTGGCTGGCGGCGCGTCTTTTGCTCTTCGTGCCGTCGGACATGAAGACCATACCCCTTCCCCTAACGGGCAGCCGCTGCGCAACCGCGCCGCGCTGCCCGACTTTTCGGCGGGGTGGTTTTCGCGCCACAGGGCAACGGCCCGGAAAATTGACCGGGAACTTGTCAAACGGCAGGGCGTTGGTCGGACAGTAGATAGCAGTGAAGGAACAGGCACATGTCAATTCGTAACATCATTCTCGCGCTTGGCGCGACAGCCGGTCTTGCCGCATGTGGCAACACCATCGGCGAACAGGGTTTGGGCGGCGCAGCCGTCGGCGCAGGCGCGGCAGCCGTCACAGGTGGGTCGCTGGCGCAGGGCGCAGCCATCGGCGCCGCAGCTAACGTCGGTTATTGCCAGCTTAACCCCGGCAAATGTAACTGATCTCGCCCCATTAACCGCTCTGCCTGCCATCGGCGCGGGCAGGGCGGTTTCCCCCTCCATCTTTATCTCTACAGGCACCCGCGCAGCTTTGGCTGACGCGGCATTTTGCGTGGCCTGTTACCGTCAAAGGAACTGCTGATGTTTGACAAGATCCTCATTGCCAACCGGGGCGAAATCGCCTGCCGCGTGATCAAGACCGCCAAGAAGATGGGTCTGACCACCGTGGCGATCTATTCCGATGCGGATGCGCAGGCGCTGCATGTGGAAATGGCGGATGAGGCCATTCACATCGGCCCGCCGCCCGCGAACCAGTCCTATATCGTCATCGACAAGGTGATGGAGGCCGTGAAGCAATCTGGCGCGCAGGCGGTCCATCCTGGCTATGGTTTTCTAAGCGAAAACAGCAAGTTTGCCGAGGCGCTTGACGCTGTTGGCGTGGCTTTCGTCGGCCCGCCCGTTGGCGCCATTGAAAAGATGGGCGATAAGATCACCTCCAAAAAGATCGCTCAGGAGGCGGGTGTCTCGACCGTGCCGGGCTATATGGGTCTGATCGAAGACGCCGACGAGGCCGTGAAAATCTCCAACGAAATCGGCTACCCGGTGATGCTCAAAGCCTCGGCTGGCGGCGGCGGCAAGGGCATGCGGATCGCTTGGAATGATGAAGAGGCCCGCGAGGGTTTCCAGTCGTCCAAGAACGAGGCCGCGAACTCCTTTGGTGATGACCGTATCTTTATCGAAAAATTCGTCACCCAGCCCCGCCACATTGAAATTCAGGTGCTTTGTGACGCGCATGGCAATGGCGTCTATCTGGGCGAGCGGGAATGTTCGATCCAGCGCCGCAACCAGAAGGTTGTCGAAGAAGCGCCGAGCCCTTTCCTTGACGAAGCCACCCGTAAAGCGATGGGCGAACAGGCCGTCGCTCTGGCGCAGGCCGTGGGCTACACCAGCGCGGGCACGGTGGAATTCATCGTCGATGGCGACAAGAATTTCTACTTCCTTGAGATGAACACCCGCCTTCAGGTGGAGCACCCGGTCACCGAACTGATCACCGGTGTTGATCTGGTCGAGCAGATGATCCGCGTCGCCAATGGCGAGAAACTGTCGATCACCCAAGATGACGTGACCCTGACCGGTTGGGCCATCGAAAACCGCCTTTATGCCGAGGACCCTTACCGCGGCTTCCTGCCGTCCATTGGCCGTCTGACCCGCTACCGCCCGCCGCAGGAAGTGGCCGCCGGCCCGCTGCTGGAGCAAGGCACATGGCAGGGCGATGCACCGAGCGGCGAGATGGCCGTGCGCAACGATACCGGCGTCTTTGAGGGCGGCGAAATCTCGATGTATTACGACCCGATGATCGCCAAGCTTTGCACATGGGCCCCGACCCGGGCCGAGGCGATTGAGAAGATGCGCGTGGCGCTCGACAGTTTCGAGGTTGAGGGCATCGGGCATAACCTGCCGTTTCTCTCTGCCGTGATGGATCACCCGAAATTCGTCTCGGGCGAGATGACCACCGCCTTCATCGCCGAGGAATATCCCGAAGGTTTCGAGGGTGTGACCCTGCCTGAGGGCGAGCTGCGCCGCATCGCTGCGGCCTGCGCTGCGATGCACCGCGTCGGCGAAATTCGCCGCGCCCGTGTCTCGGGCCGGATGGACAACCACGAGCGCAAGGTCGGTAGCGATTGGAACGTCAAGCTGCAGGGTGAAAACTTTGATGTGGTCACCAAGGCCGATCCTGAGGGGGCGACGGTGGCTTTCTCCGACGGCAGCGAAATGCGGGTCAGCGGCGATTGGACACCGGGTGACCAACTGGCCGAAATGACTGTTGATGGCGCGCCTTTGGTGCTGAAGGTTGGCAAAATCTCTGGCGGTTTTCGCATCCGCACCCGCGGCGCGGATCTGAAAGTCCATGTCCG
It encodes:
- a CDS encoding acetyl/propionyl/methylcrotonyl-CoA carboxylase subunit alpha produces the protein MFDKILIANRGEIACRVIKTAKKMGLTTVAIYSDADAQALHVEMADEAIHIGPPPANQSYIVIDKVMEAVKQSGAQAVHPGYGFLSENSKFAEALDAVGVAFVGPPVGAIEKMGDKITSKKIAQEAGVSTVPGYMGLIEDADEAVKISNEIGYPVMLKASAGGGGKGMRIAWNDEEAREGFQSSKNEAANSFGDDRIFIEKFVTQPRHIEIQVLCDAHGNGVYLGERECSIQRRNQKVVEEAPSPFLDEATRKAMGEQAVALAQAVGYTSAGTVEFIVDGDKNFYFLEMNTRLQVEHPVTELITGVDLVEQMIRVANGEKLSITQDDVTLTGWAIENRLYAEDPYRGFLPSIGRLTRYRPPQEVAAGPLLEQGTWQGDAPSGEMAVRNDTGVFEGGEISMYYDPMIAKLCTWAPTRAEAIEKMRVALDSFEVEGIGHNLPFLSAVMDHPKFVSGEMTTAFIAEEYPEGFEGVTLPEGELRRIAAACAAMHRVGEIRRARVSGRMDNHERKVGSDWNVKLQGENFDVVTKADPEGATVAFSDGSEMRVSGDWTPGDQLAEMTVDGAPLVLKVGKISGGFRIRTRGADLKVHVRTPRQAELAALMPEKLPPDTSKMLLCPMPGLVVKLDVEVGDEVQEGQALCTIEAMKMENILRAEKKGIVSKVNAGAGDSLAVDDVIMEFE
- a CDS encoding DUF6497 family protein; this translates as MLAGGLTSPARAIDVPSGQAIDLQEVLVEELGGETWLRFRFIAPQIAKGPEAIAYDLAAPDMEHLCAVVALPYMTEHALAGQVIVVSLADRPVEFGAADPEATQYFEAFRAQDDACIWEGL
- a CDS encoding acyl-CoA carboxylase subunit beta, whose amino-acid sequence is MKDILEQLERRREDARLGGGQARIDAQHGRGKLTARERVDLLLDESSFEEFDMFVTHRCTDFGMQDQKPAGDGVVTGWGTINGRLVYVFSQDFTVFGGSLSETHAQKICKIMDMAVQNGAPVIGINDSGGARIQEGVASLAGYAEVFQRNIEASGVIPQISVIMGPCAGGAVYSPAMTDFIFMVKDSSYMFVTGPDVVKTVTNEVVTAEELGGASTHTRKSSVADAAFENDVEALAEVRRLVDLLPANNREKPPVRPFFDDPNRIEPSLDTLVPSNANTPYDMKELILKLADEGDFYEIQEEFAKNIITGFIRLEGRTVGVVANQPMVLAGCLDIDSSRKAARFVRFCDAFEIPILTLVDVPGFLPGTGQEFGGVIKHGAKLLFAYGEATVPMVTVITRKAYGGAYDVMASKHLRSDFNYAWPTAEVAVMGAKGATEIIHRKDLNDPEKIAKHTKDYEDRFANPFVAAERGFIDEVIQPRSTRKRVARAFASLRNKKVQTPWKKHDNIPL
- a CDS encoding Rho termination factor; this encodes MPNSSIKDEETYKSLREDGASKEKAARIANAQDNDSQHPGKKGGKQPPYEDWTKDDLYDRAQELGIEGRSDMDKDALIDALRNH